CAGCGCCTTCGCGTTTTCGCTCAGGCCGGACAGGTCCACGGCGCCGGCGTGCTGGCCGAGGTCGAGCAGGGCGCCGCGGTCCGCGTACTCCCGGAGGCTGTCCATGCGCATGGCCATCACGTCCGGCGGGTCACCCGCCGCGAAGCGGGTCGCCAGCTTGTCCTTGTACGGCGTGCTGTCCTGATATTCGATCTTGACGGTGATGCCCGAGTTCTTCCGCTGGAAGATGTCCAGCGCGGCCTGCGTCTTCTCGGCGCGCTTGGCGTCGCCCCACCACACCATGTTGAGCTGCACGGCACCGCCGGCCGGCTCGTCGTCACCGCCGCCGAAGCCCCGGCCGCACGCGGCGAGGCCCATCCCGAGGCCGGCGAGCCCGGCCATCCTCAGCACGTGCCGCCGGTCGAAGGCGTTTCTTACCGGCTCATCGGTCATGGGCGTGTCCCTTCACAAGGCATGGCGATCCCTTCACAAGGCATGGCGAACCGGGCGCCGCGGGGAGGCGGTGTTCAGGTCGGACGTGGGGCCGCGCGTCATTGGCCCCGCACCGGGCCGGGCAGACGCCCCGGTTGGGGAAGACAGGGAGTTAAACCGCTCGATGTACGGTACGGTCGAGCCTCAGGTTACGTCAACCCATGAAACAAACTGGCGCACCAGCGCGTCCGGCTGATCGAGGTGCACGTCGTGCCCAGCCGCGCGAATCCTCACGTGCCGCACGTCGGGCCGGCGGGCGAGCGCTCGCCGGCCCGAGCAGCGTCGGGCAGCGCGCTACAACGCGGCGGTGATGGCGGCGGCCAGGTCGGCGGGCGCCTCGACCGGCACGAAGTGGCCCACCCCGTCGAGGCGACGCAGCCGCAGGTCGCTGAAGAAGAGGTCGAGCCGGTCGGACCACTCGCGCGGGAAGAGCGGATCGTGCTCGGGCCAGAGCACGGTCGTCGGGGTGGCGACACGGTCCGCCCGGTCCGGTGTCCGCTCGGCGAGGGAGCGGGCGACCGCGCCGGCGCCGGCCCGGTACCACCCGATCGAGGTGACGAACGCACCATGCGGTGAGTAGACGGCGACGAGGTGGTCCAGGTGCTCCTCGGCGAGCACGAAGCCGGGACCGGACCAGTGGGTCCAGAAGTGCCGCAGGTAGGCGCGCACCGCGTCGGGGCGCCCGTCGATGAGCTGCTCGGCGAGCGGGAGCTGGTGAAACGGCTGGTACCAGAACTCGCGCTGCGCGTCGGCGGCCAGGATGCGCTCGCCGGTCCCGGGCAGTGGCGGCGACACCACCACCGCCCGCACCAGGTCCGGCCGGACCGCGGCGACCCGCTGCGCGATGCGGCTGCCGATGTCGTACCCGGCGAGCACCGGCCGCTCCAGCCCCAGCTCCTCGATCAGCCCCACGACGCTGCGGGCCTGCGCGTCCGCGCTGTACTGCTCGGCCGGGTCGGCCGGGTGCTTGTCCGATCCGCCGAATCCCCGCAGGTCCGGCACCACCACCTCGGCCGACGCCGTGAGCAGGGGCGTGACGAGCCGGTAGTCGGTGCGGTCGCCCGGCCACCCGTGCAGCAACAGGACGGCGGGACCGCTGCCGGTCCGCTCGTACGCCAGGCGGAACCCGTCCACCGGTGCGCTCTGATCGGCCACCAACCGAGGGTAAGCCGGACATCGCGGCTACGGGTCGAGGAGCGCCATCCCGGAGCGCGCCGGCACGACCACGGTGGTGACCGGCTCGTCCTCGCCAGGCGGGACCAGCGCCTCGGCGAGCGTGGCCTTCTGCGGTGTGCCGGTCCAGTTGACCGCGACGATCACGCGCCGCCCGTCCGGTCGTACCCGGGCGCGGCTGTAGCGGCCCGGCCCCGGGTCGGCCCACACAAGCTCGCGAGCCGGCGCCCCGATCAGCTCGACCAGTGCCGCCCGCGAGGGGGCGTCCGGCCGGGCGGCGTACGCCAGCGACGGATACGTGGCGATGAGGACGGCTGTCCCGCGGCGGGTGACCGCCGGTGTGCCGTCGGGGAAGGCCTCCACGCACTCCGCGCCGTCGAGCTTGAGCGTCTCGCGCTGCCAGCGGCCGGACAGCCCGGACGGCA
The window above is part of the Phytohabitans houttuyneae genome. Proteins encoded here:
- a CDS encoding alpha/beta fold hydrolase, whose protein sequence is MADQSAPVDGFRLAYERTGSGPAVLLLHGWPGDRTDYRLVTPLLTASAEVVVPDLRGFGGSDKHPADPAEQYSADAQARSVVGLIEELGLERPVLAGYDIGSRIAQRVAAVRPDLVRAVVVSPPLPGTGERILAADAQREFWYQPFHQLPLAEQLIDGRPDAVRAYLRHFWTHWSGPGFVLAEEHLDHLVAVYSPHGAFVTSIGWYRAGAGAVARSLAERTPDRADRVATPTTVLWPEHDPLFPREWSDRLDLFFSDLRLRRLDGVGHFVPVEAPADLAAAITAAL